Within Flagellimonas maritima, the genomic segment TTGGTGCTATTTACTGGCTAATGGTTAAAATAGGACAGTCCATTGCGCTTGTTCTAGGCGGTGTTATTTTAAAAATTGTAGGTTTTGATCCTAATATTACTGTGCAAACCGCAGAGACAATGAATGACCTTAGAATAGCTGACATATTAGTCCCTTCTCTAACGGCAGCACTTGCGGTTTGGGTGATGTGGACATATAGTCTATCTGAAAAAAAAGCTAAAGAAATTAAAGCACAATTGGTCAAGCGTAGAGGAGAACTTTAGCCTAAATTTGAATAAATGAAAAGTACAATTTAAAGGAACATTATGTCGTCATCAAGAAAAGAAAAGTTTTTGGCATTAGCTGCCCTTGATTATGCAGGCAAGACCACAAAAGAACTTAAAAAACTTTGTAAGGAGGTTTTGGAAGGTGGAATGCATGGTCTTTGTTTTAGTCCGTATGAAGAAGGGCAAAAACCAGGTGAACAGATTACAGAAGAACAGATCAGAAGAAGAATGGAGATAATTAGCCCGTATACAGATTGGATCCGTTCTTTTTCCTGTACCGAGGGAAACGAATTGATTCCTAAAATTGCCAGGGAATTTGGCATTAAGACCATGGTGGGTGCATGGCTTGGAGATGACCCAAAGATCAATGAAAAGGAGGTAACCAATCTGATTCAAATGGCCAAAGAGGGGCATGTGGATATCGCTGCTGTTGGAAATGAAGTATTGTTGAGGGGCGACCTAACTGAGGATGAACTACTTGAATTCATGGACCGTGTAAAACAAGCTATTCCTGACGTACCAATGGGATATGTGGATGCGTATTACGAGTTTTCGGATCATCCGAGAATCGCGGACGCTTGTGATATAATTTTAGCCAATTGCTATCCATTTTGGGAAGGATGTGATTTGGACTATTCCTTATTGTATATGAAGGATATGTATCAAAGAGCGCTGAAAGCGGGCAATGGTAAAAAAGTAATTATCTCTGAAACAGGTTGGCCCAGTCAGGGAACCAGTTTGGAAGGAGCATATCCATCCTTGGACAATATGTTGAAATACTTTATGAATACCCAAAAATGGGCTCAGGAAGACGATATCGAAATTTTCTATTTTTCATCTTTTGATGAATCATGGAAG encodes:
- a CDS encoding glycosyl hydrolase family 17 protein, with the translated sequence MSSSRKEKFLALAALDYAGKTTKELKKLCKEVLEGGMHGLCFSPYEEGQKPGEQITEEQIRRRMEIISPYTDWIRSFSCTEGNELIPKIAREFGIKTMVGAWLGDDPKINEKEVTNLIQMAKEGHVDIAAVGNEVLLRGDLTEDELLEFMDRVKQAIPDVPMGYVDAYYEFSDHPRIADACDIILANCYPFWEGCDLDYSLLYMKDMYQRALKAGNGKKVIISETGWPSQGTSLEGAYPSLDNMLKYFMNTQKWAQEDDIEIFYFSSFDESWKIGAEGDVGAYWGLWDKDEIRKF